In one window of Haloimpatiens sp. FM7315 DNA:
- a CDS encoding MATE family efflux transporter: MGEIIINDIKIETIKKVLKLALPAVGEMTLYMMIWVLDTMMVGWYGGNIGVSSVGLSSEVLYTFVNIFIAVGVSVGITSLVARKYGAKEIKQAEEYATLGFFLGLILAIIISSFLFVFSKNILTIAGAKGKILILGASYMKIASVAVFFNMLNSLLNGVLRGYGNTKTPLLISALINVFNLFFDWVLIFGKGPFKEMGVEGAAIATLIAQIAGLIYNILYFIKKSKIKIKLNYIRNLRFHKLKELMRLSLPSSMQEGAFDIARLINTFMIMHIGSVAFAANQITTTIESLSFMPGWGFSVAATTLVGHSIGEKKNLKAKEYANTCAILGAIIMGFCGLLFIIFPKFLISLFIQSKEIEVINLGALCVMIASVEQPVMALGMIYGGSLKGMGDTKTPFKVSFISSWLIRLPLMYIIIYVLKLSVIYVWWVTAVQWIFEGIVLTLLFRHKFKK; this comes from the coding sequence TTGGGGGAGATTATTATAAATGACATAAAAATTGAAACAATAAAAAAAGTTTTAAAGTTAGCCTTACCTGCTGTTGGAGAAATGACCTTATATATGATGATATGGGTTCTTGATACTATGATGGTAGGATGGTATGGCGGAAATATAGGAGTAAGCTCTGTAGGCCTTAGTTCTGAAGTACTCTATACTTTTGTTAATATATTTATAGCCGTTGGCGTATCTGTTGGGATTACTTCCTTAGTAGCTAGAAAATATGGGGCCAAAGAGATAAAACAAGCTGAAGAATATGCCACCTTAGGATTTTTTCTAGGTCTAATTTTAGCCATTATTATATCCAGTTTTTTATTTGTATTTTCTAAAAATATATTAACTATAGCTGGTGCTAAGGGAAAAATATTAATTTTAGGAGCTTCTTATATGAAGATAGCTTCTGTAGCTGTATTTTTTAATATGTTAAATAGTCTACTTAATGGAGTTTTAAGAGGCTACGGAAACACAAAAACTCCTCTTCTAATTTCAGCTCTTATTAATGTATTTAATTTATTTTTTGACTGGGTTTTAATTTTCGGAAAAGGCCCCTTTAAGGAAATGGGAGTAGAAGGAGCTGCTATTGCTACACTAATAGCTCAAATAGCAGGACTTATTTATAATATTTTATACTTTATTAAAAAATCTAAAATTAAAATTAAACTAAACTATATTAGAAACCTACGATTTCATAAGCTAAAAGAACTTATGAGACTTTCTCTGCCTTCATCAATGCAAGAAGGAGCTTTTGATATAGCAAGACTTATAAATACTTTTATGATAATGCACATAGGAAGTGTTGCCTTTGCTGCTAACCAAATAACTACAACAATTGAATCTCTATCATTTATGCCCGGCTGGGGTTTTTCTGTAGCTGCAACTACCCTAGTTGGCCATAGCATAGGAGAAAAGAAAAATCTTAAGGCTAAAGAATACGCCAATACCTGTGCTATACTTGGAGCTATTATCATGGGTTTTTGTGGTCTTTTATTTATTATATTCCCTAAATTTTTAATTTCTTTATTTATTCAGTCAAAGGAAATAGAAGTTATAAATTTAGGAGCTTTATGTGTTATGATAGCCTCTGTGGAACAGCCTGTAATGGCACTTGGCATGATATACGGAGGTTCTCTTAAAGGTATGGGCGACACTAAAACCCCTTTTAAAGTATCCTTTATATCAAGCTGGCTTATAAGACTTCCTCTTATGTACATAATTATTTATGTTTTAAAACTTTCTGTTATTTACGTATGGTGGGTTACTGCAGTTCAGTGGATATTTGAAGGGATAGTTCTCACCTTACTTTTCAGACATAAATTTAAAAAATAA
- a CDS encoding ABC transporter ATP-binding protein, translating to MITLNNISKSYNGTAYAVKDLNLNIRDGEIFGFLGPNGAGKTTTIKMITGVIIPSSGNIEINKADIEKEPLKAKKQFGFVPDSPDMFLRLKGVEYLNFMADAYDVSVKDRKDRIKTLSERFSMESALGDKIQSYSHGMRQKIVIMGVLIHNPEVWILDEPMTGLDPKSSYILKEMMREHANAGKTVFFSTHVLEVAEKLCDRVAIINKGKVLFCGTLEEMREHFKESESLEKMFLEMTENE from the coding sequence ATGATTACCTTAAATAATATAAGTAAAAGTTATAACGGAACTGCCTATGCAGTAAAAGATTTAAACTTAAACATAAGAGATGGAGAAATATTTGGATTTTTAGGACCTAATGGGGCTGGAAAAACTACTACTATAAAGATGATAACAGGGGTTATAATACCTAGTTCAGGAAATATCGAAATTAATAAAGCAGATATTGAAAAAGAACCACTAAAAGCAAAAAAGCAGTTTGGATTTGTTCCTGATAGTCCTGATATGTTTTTAAGACTAAAAGGTGTAGAATACCTTAATTTTATGGCAGATGCTTATGATGTATCTGTAAAAGATAGAAAAGATAGAATAAAAACTTTAAGCGAAAGGTTTTCTATGGAAAGTGCCTTAGGAGATAAAATACAAAGCTATTCTCATGGTATGAGACAAAAGATAGTTATTATGGGGGTTTTAATACACAATCCTGAAGTATGGATATTAGATGAACCTATGACAGGATTAGATCCAAAGTCTTCTTATATTTTAAAAGAAATGATGAGAGAACATGCAAATGCTGGTAAAACTGTATTCTTTTCCACTCATGTTCTTGAAGTTGCTGAAAAATTATGTGATAGGGTAGCTATAATAAATAAAGGTAAAGTGCTATTTTGTGGTACATTAGAGGAAATGAGAGAGCATTTTAAAGAAAGCGAATCCCTTGAGAAGATGTTCTTGGAGATGACTGAAAATGAATAA
- a CDS encoding spore maturation protein encodes MGYIIKSIIPIIIGLVILYGIKNGVKVYECFVEGAKDGVYICFKIFPYLLAMLIAVGVFRDSKLLDSFISLVKPLVNIIGLPSEVVPLVMVKPLSGSGAMGVFTDILKRYGPDTYIGLVASIIMGSTETIFYTLTVYYGAVNIKKIRHTLWAAIFADLTAIIMAVFITRAII; translated from the coding sequence ATGGGGTATATTATAAAAAGCATAATTCCTATAATTATAGGATTAGTGATTTTATATGGGATAAAAAATGGAGTGAAAGTTTATGAGTGTTTTGTTGAAGGAGCAAAGGATGGAGTTTACATATGTTTCAAGATATTTCCTTATTTACTTGCAATGCTTATTGCAGTTGGAGTGTTTAGAGATTCAAAGCTTTTAGATTCTTTTATTTCACTAGTTAAACCTTTAGTTAACATAATAGGTCTACCTTCAGAGGTAGTCCCACTTGTAATGGTAAAACCCTTGTCTGGAAGTGGGGCTATGGGGGTTTTTACAGATATATTAAAAAGATATGGTCCAGATACCTATATTGGCCTTGTGGCATCTATAATTATGGGTTCTACGGAAACCATATTTTACACCCTTACAGTATACTATGGTGCGGTAAATATTAAGAAAATAAGGCACACTTTGTGGGCAGCTATATTTGCTGATTTAACAGCTATAATAATGGCAGTATTTATAACTAGGGCAATTATATAA
- a CDS encoding nucleoside recognition domain-containing protein, whose amino-acid sequence MINIIWFIMLFSSIVFGIITGSGEIISKSIVNTTYSTVELMVKLVGMMCLWCGVMRIAQKSGLTDKLAFILKPILKRLFKSAVKSEKALGFIVMNLTSNMMGLSNAATPFGIKAMEEMQKLNPEKDKASDDMALFLVLNAACIQIVPTSVISIRAACNSNNPAVIMLPAIIATGTAAVVGCLICKILEKYF is encoded by the coding sequence TTGATAAATATAATATGGTTTATAATGTTATTTTCAAGTATAGTTTTTGGGATAATAACAGGAAGTGGAGAAATCATATCTAAATCTATTGTAAATACAACATATTCTACAGTTGAATTAATGGTAAAGCTTGTTGGAATGATGTGTTTATGGTGCGGGGTAATGAGAATAGCTCAAAAAAGTGGTCTTACAGATAAATTAGCCTTTATTTTAAAACCAATATTAAAGAGATTATTTAAAAGCGCAGTTAAAAGTGAAAAAGCTTTAGGATTTATTGTTATGAATTTAACATCTAATATGATGGGACTTTCTAATGCGGCTACTCCCTTTGGAATTAAAGCTATGGAAGAGATGCAAAAACTAAATCCAGAAAAAGATAAGGCCAGCGATGATATGGCTTTATTTTTAGTTTTAAATGCTGCTTGCATACAAATTGTTCCAACTTCTGTAATATCTATAAGAGCTGCCTGTAATTCAAATAATCCAGCAGTAATAATGCTTCCAGCTATAATAGCCACAGGTACTGCTGCAGTTGTTGGATGTCTTATATGCAAAATTTTAGAGAAATACTTTTAG
- a CDS encoding iron-containing alcohol dehydrogenase codes for MAKKLESIEVIAIPTTAGTGSEVTQYAIFTDHRSKTKKGFSHSVFPKIAFLDAKYLMSTPDSVTINTGVDALSHLIEGYLTINASVLSDALSKEGMALFSECREAFLKREFTYEIREKLILMSTIAGMVIAESGTSLPHGMGYALTYFHNIPHGKANGLLLKEYLSFCEDKKKVNNILEILNMKDLDEFGGFLKELLGSFKGVNEKEINEYTETMINNKAKLKNHPFEVKREDILNIYKNSLM; via the coding sequence TTGGCAAAAAAACTTGAGTCTATTGAAGTTATAGCTATACCAACTACAGCTGGAACAGGATCTGAAGTTACTCAGTATGCTATATTTACAGATCACAGATCTAAAACTAAAAAGGGATTTTCCCACAGTGTATTTCCAAAGATAGCATTTTTAGATGCTAAATACTTAATGTCAACTCCAGATAGTGTAACTATTAATACAGGTGTAGATGCCTTATCTCACCTTATAGAGGGATATTTAACAATAAATGCTAGCGTTTTAAGCGATGCACTCTCTAAAGAAGGCATGGCTTTGTTTAGTGAATGTAGGGAGGCTTTTTTAAAAAGAGAATTTACTTATGAAATAAGGGAAAAGCTAATTTTAATGTCTACTATAGCGGGTATGGTTATAGCAGAGTCTGGTACTTCTTTACCTCATGGTATGGGATATGCTCTAACTTATTTTCATAACATACCCCATGGAAAGGCCAATGGACTTTTATTAAAGGAGTATTTAAGTTTCTGTGAGGATAAGAAAAAAGTTAATAATATACTTGAAATATTAAATATGAAAGATTTAGATGAATTTGGAGGATTTTTAAAAGAACTTTTAGGTTCATTTAAAGGAGTTAATGAAAAAGAAATTAATGAGTATACAGAAACTATGATAAATAATAAGGCTAAATTAAAGAATCATCCTTTTGAAGTAAAAAGAGAAGACATTTTAAACATATATAAAAACAGCTTAATGTAA
- a CDS encoding iron-containing alcohol dehydrogenase codes for MKSFSYFMPTKILCGKDVIINNADLLKSFGKKAFIITGKASSKKNGSLKDLTKALEKQNIEYVIFDEVEENPSMEMVEKAASIGKSEKVDFIIGLGGGSSLDSAKGIGVLIKNKEAKKRIYFWQKNLSLLKL; via the coding sequence GTGAAGAGTTTTTCTTATTTTATGCCAACAAAAATTTTATGTGGAAAAGATGTAATTATAAATAATGCAGATTTATTAAAATCCTTTGGTAAAAAAGCCTTTATAATTACAGGAAAAGCATCATCTAAAAAAAATGGCTCTCTAAAGGATTTGACTAAGGCTTTAGAAAAGCAAAATATAGAATATGTTATATTTGATGAAGTAGAAGAAAATCCATCTATGGAAATGGTTGAGAAGGCAGCGAGTATTGGTAAAAGTGAAAAAGTTGATTTTATAATAGGTCTTGGAGGAGGCTCTTCATTAGATTCTGCTAAAGGAATTGGAGTTTTAATAAAAAACAAAGAAGCAAAAAAGAGGATTTATTTTTGGCAAAAAAACTTGAGTCTATTGAAGTTATAG
- a CDS encoding H-type small acid-soluble spore protein — MDYSRAKQIMESKNNIPVYYKNTPVWIKKLDKDKGTCEVTNLNTDNHMIVPTKTLNDINLK, encoded by the coding sequence GTGGATTACTCAAGGGCAAAACAAATTATGGAATCTAAAAACAACATACCTGTTTATTACAAAAATACTCCTGTATGGATTAAAAAACTTGATAAAGATAAAGGAACTTGTGAAGTTACCAATTTAAATACAGATAACCATATGATAGTTCCAACAAAAACTCTAAACGACATAAATCTAAAATAA
- a CDS encoding helix-turn-helix domain-containing protein translates to MTQTELAKKSGLSQSYLSELEHNKKVLHLDNFVK, encoded by the coding sequence ATGACACAAACAGAACTCGCAAAAAAATCCGGACTATCACAGAGCTATCTGAGCGAATTAGAACATAATAAAAAAGTCCTACACTTAGACAACTTTGTAAAATAG
- a CDS encoding ParM/StbA family protein: MKITVIDLGNINIKYTGDNKGAFSSKITNDYQSYEEGFKRIEYNGITTYIGVGELSREFNKADRDYMAQLLYAIGKANNEDTKETNLTLLLPIIQMKNKIKLVETLKGKIFNFKFNGVDRNIKINDLLVLPEGYASYYSLDLEYRKGDVCILDLGSRTINICVLENGKIVKTNTVKLGSFDFYSKIKSLENAKGEDFSEEDIQRLIGNGLIKVEPKQYLTFLGDILNAVKPYANLKTYSVIFTGGTSLMLKDYISKLPLRKFKIHPRALTSNVEGALEASKKVWANGNK, translated from the coding sequence ATGAAAATTACAGTTATAGATTTAGGAAATATTAATATTAAATACACAGGAGATAATAAAGGGGCTTTTAGTTCTAAAATAACTAATGACTACCAAAGCTATGAAGAAGGGTTCAAAAGAATAGAATATAATGGGATTACAACTTATATAGGTGTAGGAGAACTTTCAAGGGAGTTTAATAAGGCTGACAGAGATTATATGGCACAATTACTATATGCTATAGGAAAAGCCAATAATGAAGATACTAAAGAAACAAACCTAACTCTATTGCTACCTATAATACAAATGAAAAACAAAATAAAATTGGTTGAAACTCTTAAAGGTAAAATATTTAATTTTAAATTTAATGGTGTGGACAGAAATATAAAAATAAATGATTTGTTAGTGCTTCCAGAAGGGTATGCAAGCTATTATAGTTTGGATTTAGAGTACAGAAAAGGTGATGTATGCATATTGGATTTAGGTTCAAGAACTATAAATATTTGTGTATTAGAGAATGGAAAAATAGTAAAAACTAATACAGTTAAGTTAGGATCATTTGACTTCTATTCTAAAATTAAGAGTTTAGAAAATGCTAAAGGGGAAGATTTTTCCGAGGAAGATATTCAAAGGCTAATAGGAAATGGATTAATTAAAGTAGAACCCAAGCAATATTTAACATTCTTAGGCGATATATTAAATGCAGTTAAGCCGTATGCTAATTTAAAAACCTACAGTGTAATTTTTACTGGTGGTACAAGCTTAATGTTAAAGGATTATATAAGCAAATTACCATTAAGAAAATTTAAGATTCATCCAAGGGCGTTAACAAGCAACGTAGAAGGAGCGCTAGAAGCTAGTAAGAAGGTATGGGCAAATGGCAATAAGTAA
- a CDS encoding ribbon-helix-helix domain-containing protein: MNRHKVSFSIDKNLFKMLDDLSKETMIPKTRLVDKALELLAKEYNREIDTE, translated from the coding sequence GTGAACAGGCATAAAGTAAGTTTTAGTATTGATAAAAATTTATTTAAAATGTTAGATGATTTATCAAAAGAAACAATGATACCAAAAACAAGACTAGTCGATAAAGCGTTAGAACTATTAGCTAAAGAATATAATAGAGAAATAGATACTGAGTAG
- a CDS encoding N-acetylmuramoyl-L-alanine amidase, with product MNILENNLKFKSLTYGNNPNTIVLHHAEASKCTVQDIDRWHKGNGWSGIGYHYFIRKNGAIYKGRPDNAIGAHCLHHNTNTLGICAEGSYMKETMPEVQFKAIVELCKYLKGKYNIKDIKGHGELMATSCPGVNYPLKEIKKLVLNSSTTQSQIKNNVANIINRMGVVTAKSGLRVRKAPDTNSKILTTLSHGNKIKIYKDCGNGWYDVYYGTHGGYVSKDYIKLV from the coding sequence ATGAATATATTAGAAAACAATTTAAAATTTAAATCTTTAACTTATGGTAATAACCCAAATACGATAGTTCTTCATCACGCAGAGGCTTCTAAGTGTACTGTGCAAGACATAGACAGATGGCACAAGGGTAATGGCTGGAGTGGTATCGGTTATCATTATTTTATAAGAAAAAATGGAGCTATTTATAAAGGCAGACCAGATAACGCAATAGGAGCACATTGTTTGCACCATAACACAAACACATTAGGTATCTGTGCAGAAGGTTCATATATGAAAGAAACAATGCCAGAAGTACAATTTAAAGCTATTGTGGAGTTATGTAAATACTTAAAAGGAAAATATAATATAAAAGATATAAAAGGACATGGAGAACTTATGGCTACAAGTTGCCCAGGTGTTAATTATCCATTAAAAGAAATAAAAAAACTTGTATTGAATAGTTCTACAACTCAATCTCAAATAAAAAATAATGTTGCAAATATAATTAATAGAATGGGGGTTGTAACTGCTAAAAGTGGATTAAGAGTAAGGAAAGCACCAGATACTAATTCAAAGATATTAACTACCCTTTCACATGGAAATAAAATAAAAATATACAAGGATTGCGGCAATGGTTGGTATGATGTTTACTATGGTACACATGGCGGTTATGTAAGTAAAGATTATATTAAATTAGTTTAA
- a CDS encoding hemolysin XhlA family protein, with protein sequence MNDETVEIKISEHDKRLDVHGERLDRIEIALAESKTDIKNLCKDIRNLTGILKWLCTLMGGSLVTFFFYAIQHQIFK encoded by the coding sequence ATGAATGATGAAACAGTAGAAATTAAAATAAGTGAACATGATAAAAGATTAGATGTACATGGAGAAAGATTAGACAGAATTGAAATAGCATTAGCAGAAAGCAAAACAGATATAAAAAACTTATGCAAAGATATTAGAAATTTAACAGGAATATTAAAATGGCTTTGTACATTAATGGGAGGTTCTTTAGTAACCTTCTTTTTTTATGCAATTCAACACCAAATATTTAAATAA
- a CDS encoding XkdX family protein, producing the protein MLLTFEKIKEYYDNKFWNKAMVWDSVSKNKINQSQYTQITDEAYPIARPIKSE; encoded by the coding sequence ATGTTGCTTACATTTGAAAAAATTAAAGAATATTATGATAACAAATTTTGGAACAAAGCTATGGTATGGGATTCTGTAAGTAAAAATAAAATAAATCAATCTCAATACACACAAATCACAGATGAAGCATATCCAATTGCTAGACCGATTAAGTCGGAATAG
- a CDS encoding siphovirus ReqiPepy6 Gp37-like family protein — protein sequence MELYIFNRDLNLIGILDTFTSLRWIRRYFESGAFELHCDLNEETLKLLQRDSIIYKKDDLEAGYIETRQLKIRQDGQEYLEVRGKFLISYLDRRINWNILNFSGKTEELIRALVNYNAINPTNIDRKIPNLILGDSRGFSEEINYQNSYGNMLDCLESISKTSNLGYRNLLNIKNKKIIFEIYKGVDRTINNGSIAPCIFSRDFENILEQEYTDSLNNYKNTCLIAGAGEDKDRKMASIEESVGLDRFEMYVDARDLQNTEEKKKMVVDYDEKGNPTGEHEETEEIEIPWEGYKPLLLQRGNEKLEECKEIQTFDSKINANGNNVYKKDFDLGDIVTVVDKNWGIRIDTRITEVEEVCEDGKIEINPTFGNTIPTIVDRIKNIEKTANVKNSSIAIIDGGTFKDKKGV from the coding sequence GTGGAGTTATATATATTTAATAGAGATTTAAATTTAATTGGTATATTAGATACTTTTACATCTCTAAGGTGGATTAGAAGATATTTTGAAAGTGGTGCATTTGAGCTACATTGTGATTTAAATGAAGAAACATTAAAATTATTGCAAAGAGATAGTATAATTTATAAAAAAGATGATTTAGAAGCAGGTTATATAGAAACTAGGCAATTAAAAATAAGACAAGATGGACAAGAATATTTAGAAGTTAGGGGCAAATTTTTAATAAGTTATTTAGATAGAAGGATTAATTGGAATATACTTAATTTTAGCGGGAAAACAGAAGAATTAATTAGAGCGCTAGTTAATTATAATGCTATTAATCCAACTAATATAGATAGAAAAATTCCAAATTTAATTTTAGGAGATTCAAGAGGTTTTAGCGAAGAAATAAATTACCAAAATAGTTATGGGAACATGTTGGATTGCTTGGAGAGTATAAGTAAAACAAGCAACTTAGGCTATAGAAATTTATTGAATATAAAAAACAAAAAAATAATATTTGAAATATATAAAGGTGTTGATAGGACTATAAATAATGGATCTATAGCACCTTGTATTTTTTCTAGGGATTTTGAAAATATCTTAGAACAAGAGTACACGGATAGCTTAAATAATTACAAGAACACTTGTCTTATTGCAGGAGCTGGAGAGGATAAAGATAGAAAAATGGCATCTATAGAAGAAAGTGTTGGACTAGATAGATTTGAAATGTATGTAGATGCTAGAGACTTGCAAAATACAGAAGAAAAGAAAAAAATGGTAGTAGATTATGATGAGAAAGGAAATCCTACTGGGGAACATGAAGAAACAGAAGAAATTGAGATACCTTGGGAGGGGTACAAACCTTTGCTATTACAAAGGGGGAATGAAAAATTAGAGGAATGTAAGGAAATACAAACCTTTGATTCTAAAATAAATGCTAATGGTAACAATGTCTATAAAAAAGATTTTGATTTAGGAGATATAGTAACTGTAGTAGATAAAAATTGGGGAATAAGAATAGATACAAGGATTACAGAAGTAGAAGAAGTTTGTGAAGACGGAAAAATTGAAATTAATCCCACGTTCGGTAATACTATTCCCACAATTGTAGATAGAATAAAAAATATAGAAAAAACCGCAAATGTTAAAAATAGTTCAATTGCAATAATTGATGGTGGAACTTTTAAGGATAAAAAAGGGGTTTAG
- a CDS encoding phage tail domain-containing protein — translation MDIKLILKSNNKTLEIAKDTSYKLVNIGGIEKSELELNIVSNAQADGSILVSKRIRNRPISITVDYKGENKEIEREKLISFFNPKNVGVLIVNYAGLERAIEYEVEDFNAPIVNVYDDLSFTVDLICPNPYWTDVELNKKQIALWKGDFHFSLVIPANKGITMGHREPSLIVNVENKGQAKTGMIIEFLLGVL, via the coding sequence TTGGATATTAAATTGATACTTAAAAGTAATAATAAAACTTTAGAAATTGCTAAAGATACCTCTTATAAACTTGTGAATATAGGTGGTATAGAAAAATCTGAACTTGAACTTAACATAGTTAGTAATGCACAAGCTGATGGTTCGATTTTGGTGAGTAAGAGAATACGAAATAGGCCTATATCTATAACCGTGGATTATAAAGGAGAAAATAAGGAGATTGAACGTGAAAAGTTAATCTCTTTTTTTAATCCCAAAAATGTTGGTGTATTAATTGTAAATTATGCAGGATTAGAAAGAGCTATTGAGTATGAAGTAGAAGATTTTAATGCTCCCATAGTTAATGTTTATGATGATTTGTCTTTTACAGTAGATTTGATATGCCCTAATCCTTATTGGACAGATGTGGAACTTAATAAAAAACAAATAGCTCTGTGGAAGGGAGATTTCCATTTTTCTTTAGTAATTCCAGCTAATAAGGGTATTACAATGGGGCACAGAGAACCAAGCCTAATTGTTAATGTAGAAAATAAAGGACAAGCAAAAACTGGGATGATAATAGAATTTTTGCTAGGGGTACTTTAA